The Saccopteryx leptura isolate mSacLep1 chromosome 2, mSacLep1_pri_phased_curated, whole genome shotgun sequence genome has a window encoding:
- the SLAMF8 gene encoding SLAM family member 8 — translation MFWISVVKGVCLPLWRRMAVWSLWSLLLWAAPRPVAVTGVQVQGQVGGSVLLMAEHHPGFQVREAIWRSLWPSEELLATYFRGSLETLYHSRFLGRTQLHSNLSLELQPLESGDNGNFSVLLVDTGGQTWTQILQLKVYAAVPRPIVQVFTAVSEDAQPPKTCQAFLSCWVPNISDINYSWQQEETIDFGIKPHGPLMDGQVLRVSLGPGDKRIAYSCIVSNPVSWNSTVVTPWESCHHEAGKASYKDVLLLVVTVLLLLILVGLLSAWHWGPCSGKKKKDVCADGGALETENTLE, via the exons ATGTTTTGGATTTCGGTTGTCAAAGGAGTTTGCCTACCTCTCTGGAGAAGGATGGCTGTGTGGTCTCTGTGGAGTTTGCTTCTCTGGGCAG CACCACGTCCTGTTGCAGTTACTGGTGTCCAAGTGCAGGGCCAGGTGGGGGGCTCGGTGCTGCTTATGGCAGAGCACCACCCTGGCTTTCAAGTTCGAGAGGCCATCTGGAGATCTCTCTGGCCTTCAGAGGAGCTTCTGGCCACATATTTTCGGGGCTCCCTGGAGACTCTGTACCACTCCCGTTTCCTGGGCCGAACCCAGCTGCACAGCAACCTGAGCCTAGAGCTCCAACCACTGGAGTCTGGAGACAACGGCAACTTCTCTGTATTGCTAGTGGACACTGGAGGTCAGACCTGGACCCAGATCCTGCAGCTCAAGGTATATG CTGCAGTACCCAGGCCCATTGTACAAGTGTTCACTGCTGTATCTGAGGATGCTCAGCCCCCCAAGACATGCCAGGCATTCCTGTCCTGTTGGGTCCCCAACATCAGTGACATAAATTATAGCTGGCAACAGGAGGAGACCATTGACTTTGGTATCAAGCCACATGGCCCCCTCATGGATGGACAGGTGCTGAGGGTTTCACTGGGACCAGGAGACAAGCGCATAGCCTATTCCTGCATTGTCTCCAACCCTGTCAGCTGGAACTCAACTGTGGTCACCCCCTGGGAGAGCTGCCATCACGAGGCAG GGAAGGCCTCCTATAAAGatgtgctgctgctggtggtgacTGTCTTGCTGCTCCTGATCCTAGTTGGTCTCCTCTCTGCCTGGCACTGGGGCCCCTGCTCAG gaaaaaagaagaaggatgTCTGTGCTGATGGAGGGGCTCTAGAGACAGAGAACACCCTTGAGTAG